A region of Streptomyces sp. WMMC500 DNA encodes the following proteins:
- a CDS encoding transglutaminase-like domain-containing protein, with protein sequence MTTTDLEGSLAPTEFLNSDDPDVRDFVRRTLPRGGLDSRDAAVRLYYAVRDGVDYEVYGVDLSRTGVTAAQVARTGKGMCVHKSVLYAAALRAAGIPARLVLTDVRNHLSSPALRARVGGDVIRYHTSTTVHLDGTWVRAAPVFNRLLCRLYGVRPLGFDGRTDSVHRPHDDGARHLEVVREHGEFDDLPYERLIDGMRRAHPGIFAEPGSTRLVTGSLLAPAICRTATCRR encoded by the coding sequence GGCAGCCTCGCCCCCACCGAGTTCCTGAACTCCGACGACCCCGACGTCCGCGACTTCGTGCGCCGCACGCTGCCGCGGGGCGGGCTCGACAGCAGGGACGCCGCCGTACGCCTCTACTACGCGGTGCGCGACGGCGTCGACTACGAGGTCTACGGCGTGGACCTGTCCCGTACCGGCGTCACCGCCGCGCAGGTGGCCCGTACCGGCAAAGGCATGTGCGTCCACAAGTCCGTGCTCTACGCCGCCGCCCTGCGCGCCGCCGGCATCCCCGCGCGGCTCGTGCTCACCGACGTGCGCAACCACCTGTCGTCGCCCGCGCTGCGCGCGCGGGTCGGCGGGGACGTCATCCGCTACCACACCTCGACCACCGTCCACCTCGACGGCACGTGGGTGCGCGCGGCCCCCGTCTTCAACCGGCTGCTGTGCCGCCTGTACGGCGTGCGTCCCCTCGGCTTCGACGGCAGAACCGACAGCGTCCACCGCCCGCACGACGACGGAGCCCGCCACCTGGAAGTCGTCCGCGAGCACGGCGAGTTCGACGACCTGCCCTACGAGCGGCTCATCGACGGCATGCGCCGCGCCCACCCCGGCATCTTCGCCGAGCCCGGCAGCACCCGGCTGGTCACCGGCTCGCTGCTCGCCCCCGCGATCTGCCGCACCGCCACATGCCGACGCTGA